The Brassica oleracea var. oleracea cultivar TO1000 chromosome C6, BOL, whole genome shotgun sequence genome includes a region encoding these proteins:
- the LOC106299216 gene encoding alpha-amylase/subtilisin inhibitor-like encodes MSPMFYSLLALTAVLAAAANAVGPIFDTDGDVIFGVGSYYVLPAIWGPTGGGLTLSSLGDKQCPLYIQKEDSEVQRGIPVKFSNWKPKVGFVPESENLNIEMDVAATICVQSTYWWVAPSHLPIMTCFIAAGPKPEHGEDSSRSFFQIKKTGGLHNVYKITFCSGDGGCDDVGIARDANGVGRLAVGSEPFPFVFMKAGETETSPKTMSII; translated from the coding sequence ATGAGTCCTATGTTTTACTCCCTTCTTGCCTTAACCGCTGTTTTGGCCGCGGCTGCAAACGCCGTCGGACCAATTTTCGACACTGATGGTGATGTCATATTCGGCGTCGGCAGTTACTACGTTCTCCCCGCTATCTGGGGCCCTACAGGTGGCGGCCTGACTCTCTCCTCCCTTGGTGACAAGCAATGTCCTCTTTATATCCAGAAGGAAGATTCAGAGGTCCAAAGGGGCATTCCCGTAAAATTCTCAAACTGGAAGCCTAAAGTTGGATTCGTTCCCGAATCAGAGAACCTCAACATCGAGATGGATGTTGCAGCTACGATCTGCGTCCAGTCAACCTACTGGTGGGTTGCTCCGTCTCACTTGCCCATTATGACTTGTTTCATAGCGGCTGGCCCTAAGCCAGAACATGGAGAAGATTCTTCAAGGAGTTTCTTCCAGATCAAGAAAACTGGTGGACTTCATAACGTCTACAAAATTACGTTTTGTTCTGGAGATGGGGGTTGCGACGATGTCGGGATAGCTAGGGACGCAAATGGCGTTGGGCGTTTGGCTGTAGGATCTGAGCCATTCCCGTTTGTGTTCATGAAAGCTGGTGAGACAGAGACTTCGCCCAAGACGATGTCTATTATCTGA